Proteins encoded by one window of Rutidosis leptorrhynchoides isolate AG116_Rl617_1_P2 chromosome 7, CSIRO_AGI_Rlap_v1, whole genome shotgun sequence:
- the LOC139859032 gene encoding histone deacetylase 6-like codes for MVESGASLPTGPDGKKRRVTYFYEPSIGDYYYGQGHPMKPHRIRMAHNLIIHYSLHRRMEIVRPFPAASEDIRKFHSDDYVDFLASVQPDAVQDHTHTRHLKRFNVGEDCPVFDGIFDFCQASAGGSIGAAVKLNRQDADIAINWAGGLHHAKKSEASGFCYVNDIVLGILELLKVHRRVLYVDIDIHHGDGVEEAFFTTDRVMTVSFHKFGDFFPGTGHIKDIGANQGKYYALNVPLNDGMDDDSFRSLFRPILHKVMEVYQPDAVVLQCGADSLAGDRLGCFNLSVKGHADCLRYLRSFNVPLMVLGGGGYTIRNVARCWCYETAVAVGVEPENKLPYNEYYEYFGPDYTLHVEPNPLENQNTPKDLEKIRNMLLDQLSRLPHSPSVPFQTTPPVTKTPEEAKEPMEKRPKPRIWSGQEYDSDVDEEEKPKRQSFNFNHNTARDNIRNDIKEEDMVDGNTHS; via the exons ATGGTAGAATCCGGCGCGTCACTCCCCACCGGTCCCGACGGAAAAAAACGCCGCGTAACCTACTTCTACGAACCCTCAATCGGCGACTACTATTACGGTCAAGGCCACCCAATGAAACCTCACCGTATTCGTATGGCACACAATCTCATCATCCACTACTCTCTTCACCGTCGTATGGAAATCGTACGACCTTTTCCGGCAGCTTCAGAAGATATCCGTAAGTTTCATTCCGATGATTACGTTGATTTCTTAGCTTCTGTTCAACCAGACGCAGTACAAGATCATACACATACGCGTCACTTGAAAAGATTCAATGTTGGTGAAGATTGTCCTGTTTTTGATGGGATTTTTGATTTCTGTCAAGCGTCCGCCGGTGGATCGATTGGTGCGGCGGTTAAGTTGAATCGACAGGATGCTGATATTGCGATTAATTGGGCCGGTGGGTTGCATCATGCTAAAAAGTCTGAAGCTTCAGGGTTTTGTTATGTGAATGATATTGTTTTGGGGATACTCGAGTTGCTTAAAGTTCATAGG CGAGTATTATATGTGGATATTGATATTCACCATGGAGATGGAGTTGAAGAAGCTTTCTTTACTACCGACAGAGTGATGACTGTTTCTTTTCACAAATTTGGCGACTTTTTTCCAGGAACGGGACATATTAAGGATATTGGTGCGAATCAGGGCAAGTATTATGCGTTAAATGTTCCTTTGAATGACGGAATGGATGATGATAGCTTTCGTAGTTTGTTTCGACCGATCCTTCACAAAGTTATGGAAGTTTATCAGCCTGATGCTGTTGTGCTTCAGTGTGGGGCCGATTCGTTAGCTGGTGATAGACTTGGGTGCTTCAATTTGTCTGTAAAAGGTCATGCTGATTGTCTTAGGTATCTGAGATCGTTCAATGTTCCTCTCATGGTTTTGGGCGGTGGAGGTTATACGATTCGTAATGTTGCACGGTGCTGGTGTTATGAG ACAGCAGTTGCAGTGGGTGTTGAACCTGAAAATAAGCTTCCGTACAATGAGTATTACGAGTATTTTGGTCCTGATTACACACTTCATGTTGAGCCGAATCCCCTCGAAAACCAGAATACTCCAAAAGATCTGGAGAAAATCAG GAATATGCTGCTGGATCAACTGTCTAGATTACCACATTCTCCTAGTGTGCCATTTCAGACGACACCGCCTGTCACAAAAACCCCTGAAGAGGCAA AGGAACCAATGGAGAAACGGCCAAAACCACGAATCTGGAGTGGCCAGGAATATGATTCGGATGTTGATGAAGAAGAAAAGCCTAAACGTCAAAGCTTCAACTTCAATCATAACACTGCAAG GGATAATATAAGGAATGACATAAAGGAAGAAGATATGGTGGATGGGAACACTCACTCGTGA